The proteins below are encoded in one region of Thermoplasmata archaeon:
- a CDS encoding right-handed parallel beta-helix repeat-containing protein codes for MHWFWALQSPGRMWRMKAALGLIALLLTLSSVPLAQPGTGEPASDAGNEPSQITQARQPPPDRDWEVSSSQYYSSQTIQLSHNLTILSGGNLTLQNVRLVLSPLYDGQLHIEVRSGGSLTLLDGDSNPATREDATVVSSATGLSYAFRVLTGGRFLMRNSILKNCGWEMGARGENAGLYIQSADCSVEHCELVENYCGIAVDNCAPWVKNCTFFENRMAGLYARDSNLRVEGNTFEKSGRSGLELYCCDATLLGNIFRSNLHEGLLARSSSLLSERNIFQLNTHQGIEAESSYVVSKLDEFYENEIGAYFLESGFELDAALFESNRYGVYLRDGRGVLRNTTFTKSAKSDIYLDMFENHSEVVSFNSTFSSVGFGDSVSVLLVRWVVCLSVVWESTGGPVPGALVRVYCQGVNILNLTAGADGALPPFILTQYEQTRAGRRDLNPYRFGTFQGRYFNSTYVTVDRNIFGALVLDDVPPYFTLTSPRDNMTTTKPFVNVTGNMSSDVYATLTVNGARVDIDLDTGKFSTRVPLTEGDNIINVTAVDNIGNIFTVLRRVHRDSTPPNLTVELPETPLLINCTSLIVKGRTDPSSYVKVCGRIAEVSEDGAFEVLVELQEGQNIVSVYAMDQLGNHVWANRTVVVDTLPPELLIYSPAHGSVTNHRTVTVSGRADAGASVFHNGTRITSTGGEWSAQVSLFEGPNNLTFSAVDAAGNWNETTLLIILDTVPPVAKILFPVDGAFVNYTPVNLTGVAEPGAVLSSTAGEPVASADGTFYLVWYLTNGRNTVYLEVRDAAGNRWTLSLSVTLDTEVNLTLFRPRSPMVTESSTVWVEGVTEPGSNVTINEFRIAVLPDGSFKSRVRLRPGPNTIWLNITDPAGNDLSIPMLVELRPPHPSALPLFPVVLIVALVIVVALGVAGRRLGLRRAATTRPRPAVPPEYLERPIIKPAEAGVERLRCTGCGEPVEEYWVTCHSCGRALDPEEMVAAAIEALRHAVFRTRREVEIAEMLARLHDDLQWLKLDGEDISAHRHTLTLAAQMLARGERLERVEELAEGLAREVTVRAAGIRERREQELERVETELRTRIRTMLDEVSGTITELNRRGFDTREIERLLSGARLQLRAGNLEKACRNVTEAKKVAEQLGGVASGRRDGGD; via the coding sequence GTGCACTGGTTCTGGGCCCTCCAGTCACCGGGGAGGATGTGGAGAATGAAAGCGGCCCTGGGATTGATAGCGCTGCTCCTCACGCTCTCTTCGGTCCCCCTCGCCCAGCCCGGGACCGGCGAACCAGCTAGCGATGCCGGCAACGAGCCCAGCCAGATCACCCAGGCGCGCCAGCCCCCACCAGACCGGGACTGGGAGGTCTCCTCCAGCCAGTACTACTCATCCCAGACAATCCAGCTTTCGCACAATCTGACGATTCTGTCCGGGGGCAACCTCACGCTTCAGAACGTGAGGCTTGTGCTCAGCCCCCTCTACGACGGCCAGCTCCACATCGAGGTCCGGAGCGGCGGAAGCCTAACACTCCTCGATGGGGATTCCAACCCCGCCACCCGAGAGGACGCGACCGTTGTCTCCTCGGCTACGGGCCTCTCCTACGCCTTCCGCGTCCTGACTGGTGGCCGTTTCTTGATGAGGAACAGCATCCTGAAGAACTGCGGCTGGGAGATGGGCGCGAGGGGAGAGAACGCGGGCCTCTACATCCAGTCGGCCGACTGCTCGGTCGAGCACTGCGAGCTAGTCGAGAATTACTGTGGCATCGCAGTCGACAACTGCGCGCCGTGGGTCAAGAACTGCACATTTTTTGAGAACAGGATGGCCGGCTTGTATGCCCGCGATTCTAACCTAAGAGTGGAGGGGAACACATTCGAGAAGAGCGGCCGGAGCGGTCTCGAGCTTTACTGCTGTGATGCGACCCTTTTGGGGAACATTTTCAGGAGCAACCTCCACGAGGGCCTCCTTGCCCGCAGCTCCTCCCTTCTTTCAGAGCGCAACATTTTCCAGCTCAACACCCATCAGGGCATCGAGGCGGAAAGCTCCTACGTCGTTTCGAAGCTGGACGAATTCTATGAGAACGAGATCGGGGCCTACTTCCTCGAGTCCGGCTTCGAGCTCGATGCCGCCCTTTTCGAGAGCAACAGGTACGGGGTCTACTTGAGGGATGGCAGGGGCGTGCTCAGAAACACCACTTTCACGAAGAGCGCAAAGTCCGACATCTACCTCGACATGTTTGAGAACCACTCGGAGGTGGTCTCCTTCAACTCTACCTTCTCCTCCGTGGGCTTCGGTGATTCCGTGAGCGTCCTGCTCGTGAGGTGGGTCGTGTGCCTCTCCGTTGTGTGGGAGAGCACAGGAGGCCCCGTGCCGGGGGCGCTGGTCAGGGTCTACTGCCAAGGCGTGAACATCCTCAACCTGACTGCCGGAGCGGACGGGGCCCTGCCCCCCTTCATTCTCACCCAGTACGAGCAGACCCGCGCCGGCAGGAGGGATTTAAACCCCTATCGGTTCGGAACCTTTCAGGGAAGGTATTTCAACAGCACATACGTGACGGTGGACAGGAATATATTCGGGGCGCTTGTGCTCGATGATGTACCCCCTTACTTCACCCTGACCAGCCCTCGGGACAATATGACCACAACCAAGCCCTTTGTGAATGTCACCGGAAACATGAGCTCCGATGTATACGCCACCCTAACGGTGAACGGAGCGAGGGTGGATATTGACCTAGACACCGGGAAGTTCTCCACTCGCGTCCCCCTTACCGAGGGTGACAATATCATTAATGTGACCGCCGTGGACAATATAGGCAATATATTCACCGTGCTCAGGAGGGTGCACAGGGATAGCACTCCCCCGAACCTGACTGTCGAACTCCCCGAGACACCGCTGCTGATAAACTGCACGTCACTCATTGTTAAAGGAAGGACGGACCCCTCAAGCTATGTCAAGGTATGCGGCAGAATCGCCGAGGTCTCGGAGGATGGTGCTTTCGAGGTTTTGGTCGAGCTGCAGGAGGGCCAGAACATCGTCTCGGTCTATGCAATGGACCAGCTGGGGAACCATGTCTGGGCCAACAGGACGGTCGTTGTGGATACCCTCCCCCCCGAGCTCCTGATTTATTCGCCGGCCCACGGCTCCGTTACCAACCACCGGACCGTCACGGTTTCGGGCCGAGCGGACGCAGGGGCCTCGGTCTTTCATAACGGAACGCGCATCACATCCACAGGTGGCGAGTGGTCGGCACAGGTCAGCCTCTTTGAGGGGCCGAATAACTTGACCTTCTCGGCGGTGGACGCGGCGGGCAATTGGAACGAGACCACACTGCTCATTATCCTCGACACCGTTCCCCCCGTGGCGAAAATCCTCTTTCCTGTGGACGGGGCCTTCGTGAACTACACCCCAGTCAATCTGACGGGGGTGGCGGAGCCCGGGGCAGTCCTATCGAGCACCGCCGGGGAGCCCGTCGCGAGCGCTGACGGTACCTTTTACCTTGTATGGTACCTCACCAATGGCCGAAACACGGTATACCTCGAGGTCAGGGACGCAGCCGGCAACAGGTGGACGCTCTCTCTCTCCGTCACCCTCGACACTGAGGTTAACCTCACACTCTTCCGGCCCCGGAGTCCAATGGTCACTGAAAGCTCGACGGTGTGGGTGGAGGGGGTGACCGAGCCGGGCTCCAACGTGACTATTAACGAATTCCGGATTGCAGTCCTACCGGACGGCTCCTTCAAGTCGAGGGTTCGGCTGCGCCCGGGCCCGAACACCATCTGGCTCAACATCACCGACCCCGCCGGCAACGACCTCTCGATTCCCATGCTCGTCGAGTTGCGCCCCCCACACCCCAGCGCGCTACCCCTTTTCCCAGTGGTTTTAATAGTGGCTCTGGTCATCGTCGTGGCCCTCGGGGTTGCCGGCCGGCGGCTCGGGCTCAGACGCGCAGCCACCACTAGGCCGAGGCCTGCGGTTCCGCCGGAGTATCTAGAGAGGCCGATCATAAAGCCGGCGGAGGCGGGCGTCGAGAGGCTCAGATGCACGGGCTGCGGTGAGCCCGTGGAGGAGTACTGGGTCACCTGCCACTCCTGCGGCCGCGCCCTCGACCCCGAGGAGATGGTCGCGGCCGCCATAGAGGCGCTCCGGCACGCGGTCTTCAGAACGAGGAGAGAGGTTGAAATCGCGGAAATGCTCGCCCGCCTCCACGACGACCTCCAATGGCTGAAGCTAGACGGTGAGGACATCTCCGCCCACAGACACACCCTCACCCTCGCGGCCCAGATGCTCGCGAGGGGCGAGAGGCTGGAGAGAGTAGAGGAGCTCGCGGAGGGCCTCGCGCGCGAAGTCACCGTCAGGGCAGCCGGAATCCGGGAGAGGCGCGAGCAGGAGCTCGAGAGGGTCGAGACGGAGCTCAGGACGAGAATCCGGACCATGCTCGACGAGGTCAGCGGGACAATCACAGAGCTCAACCGCAGGGGATTCGACACCCGGGAGATAGAAAGGCTTCTCTCCGGCGCCCGCCTCCAGCTCCGTGCTGGCAATCTGGAGAAGGCCTGCCGCAACGTGACAGAGGCGAAGAAAGTCGCGGAGCAACTTGGCGGCGTGGCATCGGGGAGGCGGGACGGCGGCGATTGA
- a CDS encoding CARDB domain-containing protein has protein sequence MSGRYAKVLLGAFALLMLAVAVMAAGATAESSEGAAAPRAASYTLSITAENSTRWVNTSTLAKMAQYGFQVKNTGDTSLPMCNLTLYPWNFATWSYTFIPSVPMEVNPGETKSVLLTIYPDMYAEAKRYTFQIKGTKDIPTNTISINLDVRPWADVAVRAPPPKSAYPGETLEFTFEIYNAGNVKEKFYVASIETGVARMVPYLKDGSNLTYDVAIGKSTTKTVVVMLPYDLQTTEGTAGLQLSMTVYCISNASQEDTNWTYIQVYHIYDIAMGVSPLNATLNPGEQAEFTITVLNLGNGNDRVTLDLTPNFDHSAWTISTGADYFNLPPGRTNSTKLKITSPLNALKGSNYKIEVRARSSGPPFPAMPIERSETITIAVRQIKQIHAPVVNFRTSEPIGPGEVVRFGFNFTNLGNGEDFVNITTLSKPLNWHVGLDFYLNIRVQPYATQQVSLTVQSSVNRNESLFQTYTVLLQLSNSDRSSVINLTFLIDVKPVYDWTFEVDGPSTGQVNPFARNTTSFTLLVRNLGNVAEDIQLTLEGENARLGRLDTSAISLAYGETKVVRLQVEVPTTAEVSRTYSLDIAAASQNQPELVKRLTVSVVVVHLDVTLVPPGSLEINGQVWKEYKTELYTRLNISATMRNDGTDAVKNVNVRFYDNDILIAERNSTTVAPSKSAKFNIVWIASSLGTHVIRVRIDANNQLGEVDEGNNEGVVTIEVRTETGSTGGGGSDVGWVYIASVLTALLVAGAVAYVIIRRRPKVDKELYESIYGKKGEQETIDPQLAAERAEVERRALEKMSEEAIFYEGAAAEAPPESAPPEEGSVGSPKFGEALSETGAVAPEPAESGPAAPPTEETGAPPAAAPVSPQEPGGEKSTVVLPPPKKRKITIRPVTDEK, from the coding sequence ATGTCCGGCAGATACGCCAAAGTTCTCCTTGGAGCCTTTGCACTGCTAATGCTTGCAGTCGCAGTTATGGCGGCGGGCGCGACCGCAGAATCAAGCGAGGGCGCAGCGGCCCCCCGCGCGGCGTCCTACACACTGAGCATCACAGCTGAGAATTCCACAAGATGGGTCAACACCTCCACGCTGGCCAAGATGGCACAGTACGGCTTCCAGGTCAAGAACACAGGCGACACCTCCCTCCCCATGTGCAACCTCACCCTCTACCCCTGGAACTTCGCCACATGGTCCTACACATTCATTCCCTCTGTCCCGATGGAGGTAAACCCTGGCGAGACTAAATCCGTCCTCCTCACAATCTATCCCGACATGTACGCGGAGGCTAAGCGCTACACTTTTCAGATAAAGGGCACCAAGGACATCCCCACCAATACCATCTCGATAAATCTCGACGTGAGGCCCTGGGCCGACGTTGCGGTCCGGGCCCCTCCCCCGAAGAGCGCCTACCCTGGTGAGACCCTCGAGTTCACATTCGAAATATACAACGCGGGCAATGTGAAGGAGAAGTTCTACGTGGCCTCAATCGAGACCGGCGTGGCGAGAATGGTCCCCTATTTGAAGGACGGCAGTAACCTGACCTATGACGTCGCCATCGGCAAGTCCACGACAAAAACCGTGGTCGTCATGCTGCCCTACGACCTTCAGACCACCGAGGGAACCGCTGGCCTACAGCTATCGATGACCGTCTATTGCATATCGAACGCCAGCCAGGAGGATACAAACTGGACATATATTCAGGTGTACCACATTTATGATATCGCCATGGGCGTTTCGCCCCTCAACGCCACCCTCAACCCTGGGGAACAGGCCGAGTTCACTATCACAGTCCTGAACCTTGGAAACGGCAACGACAGGGTCACACTAGACCTAACGCCAAACTTCGACCACTCGGCCTGGACCATCAGCACGGGAGCCGACTATTTCAACCTACCCCCGGGCCGGACCAACTCGACGAAGCTCAAAATCACATCCCCCCTCAACGCTCTCAAGGGGAGCAACTACAAAATCGAGGTGAGGGCGAGGTCGAGTGGCCCGCCCTTCCCAGCGATGCCCATCGAGCGTTCGGAGACCATCACCATCGCCGTCCGCCAGATAAAGCAGATTCACGCGCCGGTCGTGAACTTCAGAACGTCTGAGCCTATCGGGCCGGGAGAGGTTGTGCGCTTCGGCTTCAACTTCACAAACCTAGGAAATGGCGAGGACTTCGTGAACATAACCACGCTCTCCAAGCCATTGAACTGGCACGTGGGCCTCGACTTCTACCTCAACATTAGGGTCCAGCCCTACGCCACCCAGCAGGTAAGCCTTACGGTCCAGTCTTCCGTGAACAGAAACGAGTCCCTCTTCCAGACCTACACTGTGCTCCTCCAGCTCTCCAACTCCGACCGCAGCTCCGTCATAAACCTGACCTTCCTGATCGATGTGAAACCGGTTTACGACTGGACATTCGAGGTCGACGGGCCCTCGACGGGACAGGTCAACCCCTTCGCCCGCAACACCACATCGTTCACATTGCTCGTGAGAAACCTCGGCAACGTGGCTGAGGACATCCAGCTCACCCTGGAGGGTGAGAATGCGCGGTTGGGCAGGCTCGATACCAGCGCCATCTCCCTGGCCTACGGGGAGACGAAGGTCGTGCGGCTCCAAGTTGAGGTGCCGACCACGGCCGAGGTCTCCAGGACCTACAGCCTAGACATCGCCGCCGCCTCCCAAAACCAGCCGGAGCTGGTCAAGAGGCTAACGGTGTCGGTCGTCGTCGTCCACCTTGACGTGACGCTAGTCCCGCCGGGGAGTCTCGAGATAAATGGGCAGGTGTGGAAGGAGTACAAGACCGAGCTCTACACACGCCTTAACATCAGCGCAACGATGCGCAACGATGGCACGGATGCAGTAAAAAACGTGAACGTGAGGTTCTATGACAACGATATCCTCATCGCTGAAAGGAATTCCACCACCGTCGCGCCTTCGAAAAGCGCCAAGTTCAACATCGTGTGGATCGCCTCCTCCCTCGGTACGCACGTCATCAGGGTAAGGATAGACGCAAACAACCAGCTCGGCGAGGTGGACGAGGGGAATAACGAGGGGGTCGTGACGATTGAGGTGCGTACGGAGACCGGCAGTACAGGCGGAGGCGGGAGCGATGTGGGATGGGTGTACATTGCCTCCGTCCTCACAGCGCTCCTTGTCGCTGGAGCGGTGGCGTATGTGATAATCCGGAGGCGTCCTAAAGTTGACAAGGAGCTCTACGAGAGCATATACGGAAAGAAGGGAGAGCAGGAGACCATCGACCCACAGCTCGCGGCCGAGAGAGCGGAGGTTGAGCGCCGCGCCCTGGAGAAGATGAGCGAGGAGGCCATTTTCTACGAGGGGGCGGCAGCGGAGGCTCCTCCGGAGAGCGCACCGCCGGAGGAGGGTAGCGTGGGGAGTCCGAAGTTCGGGGAGGCTCTCAGCGAGACCGGAGCGGTCGCTCCGGAGCCAGCGGAATCCGGTCCTGCGGCCCCGCCGACGGAGGAGACCGGAGCCCCCCCGGCCGCCGCACCCGTGTCACCCCAGGAGCCCGGGGGTGAGAAGTCAACGGTCGTTCTTCCGCCGCCAAAGAAGAGGAAAATCACGATAAGACCTGTGACGGACGAGAAGTAG